From Saccopteryx leptura isolate mSacLep1 chromosome 3, mSacLep1_pri_phased_curated, whole genome shotgun sequence, one genomic window encodes:
- the DNTTIP2 gene encoding deoxynucleotidyltransferase terminal-interacting protein 2, whose amino-acid sequence MVVTRSGRSQTGIDATPAESSEKKNSAKRIQVHQKGRKESPCHHSSTAETQSNREQSPIPKTPKTTKRRSRNTGLLPEMNKPSTDGETSEAESNCCSVSELQEPILRVTRRRQILVPCSPLFSVRKRPKITSVSESPTSEVSEAESHVSGISRIVPSTRIRRSKAKSLIYPSQESHGEAVSDAESSCSDISTFSRIATRRTTRRTQGELQAQTEKKNKKIVSGNEKQMINTPVNSEDSNTSQTSYLQGRSLPQINKPHFSGNEIYNFDDDSFHGKSRKKPTVQKHLCLNTREEQQGNLVPLKEITKESCKSIDKEAEGMIDKGKEINEKNSELNSFSELQDTSLKQLVSQRHSAPHNNETTSEPSNLSCEAVMKSLAQTFAVVEIDRWTEERKSTIKTSDVISSDGSSEENYTIIALNEEMNKERDVDFECDSKLSKSELTSSLNKDDSVLSLLSSDESQQSENSETEEDTVCFVENSAKRGSTGDSENKLCDNALFVIDTTPGLDSNKNFYLDEEDKASEVAIEEEEDEKSEEETSDQDRDDKFSDEDDLLNDTKSKLLKLTSSSIDPGLSIKQLGGLYINFNADKLQSNKKILTQIKEKKNEIMQKAIITPDFEKNYCVPPYRESRYQLQKKRRKERQKTAGDGWFGMKAPELTDELKNDLRVLKMRAGMDPKRFYKKNDRDGFPKYFQIGTVVDNPADFYHSRIPKKQRKKTIVEELLADSEFRRYNRRKYSEIMAEKAANAAGKKFRKKKKFRN is encoded by the exons ATGGTGGTTACTAGGTCCGGGCGGTCTCAGACCGGTATCGATGCTACGCCGGCTGAAAGCTCCGAGAAGAAG AATTCTGCTAAAAGAATTCAAGTGCAtcagaaaggcaggaaggaatCTCCATGTCATCACTCAAGTACTGCTGAAACACAGAGCAATAGGGAACAAAGTCCAATCCCTAAAACTCCTAAAACCAcaaagaggagaagcagaaataCAGGCTTATTACCAGAAATGAACAAACCATCTACTGATGGAGAGACCTCTGAAGCAGAGTCAAACTGTTGTTCTGTATCTGAGCTCCAGGAACCCATTTTAAGAGTAACTAGGAGAAGGCAAATCCTAGTTCCCTGCAGCCCATTGTTTAGTGTTAGGAAAAGGCCAAAAATAACTTCAGTAAGTGAGTCGCCTACTTCAGAAGTCTCTGAAGCAGAATCGCATGTTTCAGGTATTTCTAGAATTGTGCCTTCTACAAGAATCAGAAGAAGTAAGGCTAAATCCCTAATATATCCAAGTCAAGAATCACATGGGGAAGCTGTTTCTGATGCTGAATCATCATGTTCAGATATTTCTACATTTTCCAGAATTGCAACTAGGAGAACAACAAGGAGAACGCAGGGGGAATTACAGGcacaaacagagaagaaaaataagaagattgTATCAGGAAAtgaaaagcaaatgataaatacacctgtgAATTCAGAGGATTCAAATACCAGCCAAACTTCTTATTTACAAGGAAGATCTCTTCCTCAGATAAATAAGCCACATTTTTCTGGTAATGAAATCTATAACTTTGATGATGATTCCTTCCAcggaaaatcaagaaaaaaaccaACAGTGCAAAAACACTTATGTCTTAATACAAGAGAGGAACAACAGGGTAATCTTGTACCTCTCAAAGAAATAACAAAGGAGAGTTGTAAGAGTATAGACAAAGAAGCTGAAGGAATGATAGATAAGGGAAaagaaattaatgagaaaaattcTGAGTTGAATAGTTTTTCTGAACTTCAGGACACTAGCCTTAAGCAGTTAGTTTCTCAAAGGCATTCAGCCCCCCACAATAATGAAACCACATCAGAGCCCTCAAATCTGAGCTGTGAGGCTGTAATGAAATCATTAGCTCAAACATTTGCAGTTGTAGAAATAGACAGATGGactgaagagagaaagagcactATAAAAACAAGTGACGTGATATCTAGTGATGGTAGTAGTGAAGAAAATTACACAATTATAGctttgaatgaagaaatgaataaagaaagggaTGTAGATTTTGAGTGTGATAGCAAACTGTCCAAGTCTGAGCTCACTTCATCTCTGAATAAAGATGATTCTGTTTTATCACTTCTCAGCAGTGATGAAAGCCAGCAGTCTGAAAACAGTGAAACAGAAGAGGACACTGTGTGTTTTGTTGAAAATAGTGCTAAAAGGGGATCAACTGGTGACTCAGAAAACAAGTTATGTGACAATGCATTATTTGTAATTGACACAACTCCTGGATTAgattctaataaaaatttttacttggATGAGGAAGACAAGGCAAGTGAGGTTGCCAttgaggaggaagaagatgaaaaaagtgaagaagaaacATCAGATCAAGACAGAGATGATAAATTTAGTGATGAAGATGACTTACTAAATGACACAAAGTCTAAACT TCTGAAGTTGACAAGCAGCAGCATAGACCCTGGTTTGAGTATCAAGCAATTGGGTGgtttgtatataaattttaatgcaGACAAATTACAGTCAAACAAGAAAATTCTAACACAgatcaaggagaaaaaaaatgag attaTGCAGAAAGCCATCATTACTCCTGATTTTGAGAAAAACTACTGTGTCCCACCATACCGTGAATCAAGGTATCAACTTCAAAAAAAACGCAGA AAAGAACGACAAAAAACAGCAGGGGATGGCTGGTTTGGTATGAAAGCTCCAGAATTAAcagatgaactaaaaaatgatCTCAGAGTACTGAAGATGAGAGCTGGCATGGACCCAAAACGGTTTTACAAGAAAAACGATAGAGATGGCTTCCCTAAGTACTTCCAG attggaaccGTTGTTGACAATCCAGCTGACTTCTACCATTCACGCATTCccaagaaacaaaggaagaaaactattGTGGAAGAACTGCTTGCTGATTCTGAATTCAGAAG atataaTCGAAGGAAGTACTCAGAGATCATGGCTGAAAAAGCAGCAAATGCAGCAGGAAAGAAGTTtcgaaagaagaagaaatttcgCAATTAA